The Corvus hawaiiensis isolate bCorHaw1 chromosome 9, bCorHaw1.pri.cur, whole genome shotgun sequence genomic sequence ccagcccaaaccagtcaGGGGTTTTGTGAAACCACTCCCAGCCCCAAGACTGTGCCTGGAACCTGCTGCTTCAAGCAGCAGAAATTCAGAGCTTTAGGCACCCTCACTTTGACCCTCAGCCACTCTGCTCCTGCTAAAGGAGATTCAAATCAAACTCCAGCAATGGAACAATCAGGTTGTTGGCTAGCCCAGACTGTGGCTCATGGTCTGGCTTCTGCAGCAACAACTCCATCTGGGACACTCcatggggaggaggaggcttCTGCTTGTCAGGGAGTGGAGGCCCTGAGTCTCAAGGCTTGGGGGGATGTGGGCTGCCCAAGGTTTGCAGGAATACTGATTAAATCCAGGAACTGTGTCAGGTGGCAGCTCTTCCCCTTCCGTGCAGGTAAAACTCCTCTCCCAACGCCAAGGTTACATTTATTATTTAGAAGGTTACATTTATTATGCCCGTGGGACAGTGCTTTATCCCACTTTGGGGTTGTCagctctgaggagcagcaaagccaaGAAATTCTTAAGGAAAGCAGCCCTCCAGAGTAGCTTCTTTTTGTCAAGGAATAAGAGAAAATTCATGGAACTGCTTGGGAATTTGCTCACGTGTCAGCTGTGTGTGGTTGGGTTTGGCAGCTCTGATatccctcttttctctctgtttttattCCAGGCTACTGGGCAGCCATATGAACAATATGCAAAGATGATATTTATGGAGCTAAACGATGCCTGGTCAGAATTTGAAAACCAAGGACAAAAACCCTTGTATTAGGTACTTTCTCAGTCTCCACTACAGACCCGTGCTAGTGCTTATATAGTCTCTTGTCACAAATGTCACAGATCAACCAAACTCTGGCTGGAAATTCAGAAGTTTCAGAAAACTAAGAGCCTAATACTTATCATGAAGAACAAGAGAAAGGTTTCCTAACACTTGTCTCCAGAATCCTGAGCTCAGAGCAACTCTGGCCACCTGGCTCGCCCTACCAGAGCCACGGGGTTACAGTTTCTGGtaacttttctattttattttggatTCCAGTGGGACGAGAGAGAATGCATACTGGGAAAAGGTGGAATTGCTCTGTCTTCGACACAGTGTAGCTGGTgaatttcctactttttttttttttttttttttttttggtgagatGTGATATGGCAACGCTTCAGTTGAGTTCAACAACTGGTGGTGAGGCCCAAACTTtgatgtacttttttttttcctgggtttggATCAAATTATCCAATTGAAGTGCTCAGCTGTGGTGTAGGCCCACTCCTAACAGTCACCATTTGCTGCTTAATTGCTCATATAGTGTAGTCTGGCTGAATAGAGCTGAAGCTGAACCCTGGGTTAGGTCAGCGTGGCAGCTGCCCGCTGCTTTTGCATTAATACTGTGCTCCACCTCACAGTCCCACAGTGAAATGTGCAGGCAGAATTCCTCAGCAAGTGCTTTTGAAAGGAAGCAGTCCTTGATTGAACAGCACCTTGTTGGTTTGTTAAACAGCAGGTTTGGGGGGAAGGGTGAATCCACGCTTGTCAAAGTGAGGAGTGGGCACGTGCTGCGTTTCCCATGGTTCTCATCAGCAGCTTGAAACCATCAAAGAAATATCAACAACTTAAAATTCTGCTGCAAAATTTTAGAAACTTCCCAGTCTCTAGGTAACACTTCCCCTCCCAAGGATTCAGAACTTTTTCCAGCCCACTTGTATCACCTTTATGCCTTTATCAGCTCCAGAGCACTTGGCCAAGGCTCTTGGCAGGCTGAAACCTGTTGCAGCTTCATTTTTCAGATCATGGTGTACAAGCTGTCACGTCGACATCCATAGCCCAGGTCTGATTTCTGAGGTCAATACAGTGCAAATTGATTATCTGAAAAGTTTATATTGGACCAAAGCAATAACATCACAAGGAAATCTTTCTGATGCTGAAGCTGAAGCAGCTTTCCTAGTTCAAAAGCAAGATCAAATTCAAACTTCACCCCAAATTCTGGTGTTCTTTTGTAGAGTAACTAAAGCTAGCAGTTTATTTACCAACATGTATCTGTATTTGAGGGATACTCAGAAGATGGGCAGGAAATAATTTGTATTCACTGCCTCAGGAGCAGGTTGCCATCGGATGTGAGTCTTTAAGGCTGGTGGTTTTCCAAGACAATCCACTACTTGTTGCACTTACATTTTCAAGTGGCAAAGCTATTACTGCAAAGACAGTGTGTCAAAGTACATGGCTTTCTGTATAAAACTCATCCTTTTGTTGTATTGGTCCATTATTTACTGCCATTAACGGAAAATGTGAAACCAACACATAGGTCTCCTTTTATATAAAAGACCTTAAGATAATAGTAACAAACTGGATGTTATTTATTAATGTTTTGATCCAGTATGTGCTTGTCTTATTTAAAGAGATAACTGGAATGTGAATCATGTTCCTGTGATTTGTTGGTTTATTGTTTCTCATTCACATTTGTAGATATTGTGACCTATGCCTATATAATAAAAAGGATCTCATTACTATAACGtactttttttaatgatgaaaaCCTCATTAGCTTTGTATCGAGTTTGTCATGGCACATAACTCTGGATACTCATCCATTCACAAAACACAAATCCATCATTAAactttaccaaaaaaaacccccttacCCCACTTAAGCTTTGATTACTTCCATCCCTAATGTTTTTATGGATGCATGAAAGTATTAGGATGTATGTATATCCAAATAGttaactaaaaaaaccccattcttGTCATATCTGGTAGTGACAGAGGTTATCAATGTTCAGGTTTACTGTTTGACtaaattattgtaatttttgTAAATACGGTATATACTCAATGAAATTGTGACTGGTCTAAAACATTTGTATATACATTAAAAAGCTCAAATTAACATTCAGGTATGTTTTGTGCTTGTGACCACAAGGTTCAAGTCCTACATCTGCTCCTGGGCGAGGGGTGGTGAGCCCTGGCTGGGTCAGTATGGTCACTGTAACACGATCGTTCGTGACCTGTCATTATCCACAGGTTTGCCATTCCAGGTGCTTTTCCCAAATTAATTGGAAACAACGTGGCATTGCTGTGCTTGGGCTACTGCCTTCAGAGACCCGCAGCCAAACAAGTCAGCGAACCCAAAATCTTCACTTGAAGCATTTACCAGATTAAGCCTGTTTTAAAAAGCCTTCTTGGCtcaaagtaatgaaaaatgagaaaaaatgtgggaaaaaaaaaggggaagataTAAACTAAGAAGAGCTGAGAGGTAGAGAAGGGAGGTATCTGAAGAAAAGCTCCCTGGGGCGGGGTAGCGAAAAGGCTGTGCAAAATCTCCCTCAGAAAGGCTTTTCTTGGGacaaaaatgctgttcttgGGATAAAAAGGCTGTTCTTGAGGCAAAATGGTTCTTTTTGGGGCAAAAAGGCCGCTTCTTAGTCTTAAAGGCTGTTCTTGGGGCAAAAAGACTTCTCTTGGGTCAAAAATGTGAGCTAAGAAGTGCAGTCTCAAAAATCGGAGGCTTGAAAAACACcgcttttaaaaaaagagctgtgcttttcttcGTGTATATTAGCAGAAGAGGAATGATACAGACCCTGAGACGCGCGGGTCCATCTTTTGGGGTGAAAACAGCGGTTTTCTCGAGTACCCACAAAACAGCAATGACTGAGGGGCGGGGGCTCTTTAAAGCGGTGTTTATGGCTTCAAATCGCGGCTGCGCACAAACATACGTTTATTACGCACACACATGAATTTAACGCACACATATATGCATTAATTCCACAAACACAGGGGCTATCTATTAAAACACACATTCGTTTATGGGGGTTACGCGCGCTAACCCCCGGCCCTCAGCCGTCCCCTCAGGACGCCCCGCCCCCTACCGCGAGCGCGGGCGTGGCGGGAAAAGCCGCGCCCGCCCTTTTAAAGGCTCGGTCACGTGAGGCGggaaaggggcggggccagaGGGCGGAAGTCGCGCGGTGCCAGCGGAGCCCGGACATGGCGGGCGTGAAAGGTACCGGGGGCTCCCGCTGAGGGAGCGCGCCCCGGGCAGCGCCTCAGCGCGGGGGCGGGCGGCCGGGAATGGCGGGGAGGGATGCCCGGCACCGGGGGAGGTGGTACCTGGCCCTCGCTGAGGGATGCCTGGCCCCCGGTGAGGCGGTTCCCGGTGCCCCGGGAGGGATGCCCGGTGCCCGGTGCGGCGGCCCCGCCTCACCGCCCGCCCTGTGCCGTTGCAGCTCTCGTGGCCCTTTCCTTCAGCGGAGCCATCGGGCTGACGTTCCTCATGCTGGGCTGCGCCCTGGAGTACTACGGGTGAGCGGGCCGGCGCCTTTCCCAAAGCTTCTGCTGTTTAAAATCCATTAATTAAGGTGTTTCTCTCATTTAATTGAGCTGTTtggctcctcctgcagcccccccgCTTCCAGGCTTTTGGCACGTGGCAGTTTGTTGTGATTAAACACCACTTCCTTAGCCggtatttgcatttccattattaaaaaaaaaaaaaaagaaaaaaagactgcGGACAGCTCTGCGCTGCCTGAGGAAAAGCGGTGCCGCCTTGCTAAGCAGGCGTTTTAAATCTCACACAAACATTCTCCTTAGTGGCCTGGTTTTTTGAAcaaccctcctcctcccacaaGGTTCCACTTGGAATGTCCCCACCCACGGCAGGGGCTGCAACCGGATGAGCTTTGggttcccttccagcccaaactgcTCTAtaattccgtgattctgtgtctgtaacactTCAGAAAATTGAGAGGAGGCTCACGAGAGCTCTGACGCAGAGATGACATGAGAGGGTGTGCCTGCTTTATCCCTGGAATTTGGGGAAGCGGCTCCTGTCCTGCCCCAGTGCATTTCCTGCTCTCTCTGTGGTCACAGTTGAATCAGCGAAATGAtgcaaaagtaaaataaattaacactTGGTCGTGTGAGAAGGTGGATGTTGTTGTACCCCTGCAGGGAAAACAAGGTGGACTTGCCCCATTTTGGGTGGAATCTTTTGATTAATCCACTTTGCAAGCCAAAAAGTAGGATTAGAAGTATTGCACTACGTTTCTGATTGAAGTATCTATTTTAACTGATTatgaatttctttcttccccctccccagtgtGTACTGGCCTCTGTTTGTGTTAATATTTTACTTCATCTGCCCCATTCCCCACTTCATTGCCAAGAGGGTCAGTGATGACAGTGAtgcagccagcagtgcctgcagggagctggccTATTTCTTCACCACAGGAATTGTTGTCTCTGCCTTTGGATTTCCTATCATCCTTGCTCGGGTGGAAGCAGTAAGTCCTTGCTAATTTTTGTTCTCAGACACCACTTACTGGATATCATCTTTAAGTGCACTGTAAATCCTGCTTTCATTTCGTTACTGTGTTGTCTCCAGGTGAAAATAATccactgaaatttttctttttggcctGAACAAAGGACTCACATGACTGAAAAGTTTTTAGCtgttctttttcccctcagactTGTTTTGCTCCAGCACAAGATAATatctcctcctccacctcaTGCTTCTCTGTCTCATGACCCTTTGCACCACTTCTTGCTCCAGCTTCCTTATTTTTATCTTGGAATGTCTTTCTCTATTTAGGATGCTGCAAACTTGGGGAATGGAGAGTGTTAGGAGTTAAAAGATAAAAGGCCAAGCTTCCAGAGCTGCCCTTGTGGCTTTCAAAGCATTTCCCAAACTTTGGCCCCTCAAAGCCTGAGGAAACTCTGCCTGAGttctttcctctttgctttctgaactgctctgcagtgctgagaTTTTGGTCACATTTGTTTGAAAGGCAAAGAATTTCCCCCCTCCCACATCCCAACCACTCAGTGATGTTTTAGTGTGTTCTGTTGGTTTTCCCCTTTGCTTTCAGTCCTTTAAATTTTGTGTGCTTCCTCTGAATTTATTTGTAATGCCCAATTTCCctgccatttttattttgaaattgtggccctggcagcagcagaatgaCCACGAGAGGGAACTCCGATTCATGTATTTTAAGAGTAAATGTTGCTTATTTGAGTAAATTTAGTTGTgcagctcattaaaaaaaaaaagctgattaCATTTAAAACCATGTTTTCCATGCCTGTTACTTATTTAAAaggagatatttttattttgttgcgTGGCAATGAAAGGAGAGCAGTAATTTCACCAGATTTCTCTCTGATTTAGGTGTGTTTTAATCATGGCAAGTAATTATTTCCTTCTAAATCCTAGCAGTAGCTTGGCTGAAGTGTTTATTAGTGATATGAGTGGCTTCTAATTGAATAATTAGTCACACAAATTGAATTATTTATTGTCTTTCCTGCTTTTAGCATTTTTCTGtagtatttttggttttttactatTTTAGTTGATCTAATGCCTAGAAATAACTGCCCTGAGCATCTCTTCCAAGAACTGCTTTGATTGTTCCATTTCTTGCATTTCAGATCAAATGGGGAGCCTGTGGCCTGGTGCTGGCTGGCAATGCAGTCATTTTCCTTACTATTTTAggctttttccttgtgtttggCAGAGGAGATGACTTTAGCTGGGAGCAGTGGTAGGAGCTCGCTGTGGTGCTGGTAATGCTGAATATTTTACAGCCtttctgccctgctctgtgtgtATGTACAGATATTGTAACGTGTGTGGTGCACATCCACGTGGCTTTACATTATCACTTCAtaacttgcttttaaaatgcacttCAGCCAAAGGGACAGTGCTGACAGTTGGTTTAAAGTAGTCACTCAAATCTGGGATTATTATGAATTTATCCTTGACGTTTACAAAATATAAGCAGTTTTAcctattttttccccactctatttgcattaatttttggtttaatttttgtgTCGTTGATCCATTGGTCACTATTCCTGTTGGGTTTTTAACCATATAATCAAAGTAGAACAATATAAAGATTATCCTAATTGGTATTGTTAAACTTGATCAATCTTTCTGCTTTAATTGAGTTAGCATTTTCTTTACATCTCATTAATTGTAATTTGAGGGGTTTTCCTTAATGACATAAAGCCAAACATAAGTTCTGTGAACTCTTACTCCctaatgaaagcaaaagaaaataacccTGGTTAAAAATCCTTCTACTTATGtttatttaaagataattttctcCCCACAAAGATAACTCCCTGTGCCTATTCAGTGTAAAAATTGTGGATTTATTTGGggaataatatattttaatgcatCTTAAAGCTGACATGACTTCTATGAAGGTTCACAAAAGGAGGAACTACCCTCAGGACACTTAAAATCACAATTTAGTGTTCAACTCTATTTTTATGTGTGTAAAATGCCTGAATTGCTAAGAATTGAGTGTTCTGCTGGGTAGGATTTCTTATCTCCTCCTTGCTTTTAAAACACACTTATTCAACTcctatttttttgtctgtaagaAGGTTGTTATTACATTAAAAcactatatttttaaatagcattaTCCTAGTAAACATTCATATAATCAcactaagaaaaataagttttattaCTTTAGTTTTGTAAGAATAGAGTGAAGCTTCAGTAATTAATTACATGAACACTCTGAAACAGGGACAGAAATCATTCTGTGGTCCCCAGTCATGGAATATGGTTCAAGCAGGAATGGAAAATTGAGTTTCAGGAAGGTTAATTCCATGTTTTCAGTGGAAGTTTCAGCTGTGTGAGAGGGAGCAGCTGAGTAGCTGTATTTTATAGTGCAGGGTGTCCAGGCTGTCTCCTGCTAAAAGAGGAATTAACATTAAAGGACACTTTTTTCTGGATGTTAATGCTCCGTCCAAGACATAGCAGGATAAACTTGTAAAGATCCTGGGAATAACAAGTTACCTTGGTGTCTTCTTCCTATTTTTGATGCAATCTGTTGGATCCTACTCCTAgggaaattatttgttttaatgatAAACCAAATCTTTCAGATTAAACATGACTTCCATGTTTAAATCCTGCTTTGGTTTTAAAGAAGTTGCCTTTTTTCCCTATACAGTGGCATTTTTCACTGGATTAATGAAGTAAAGCAGTGAAATAAAACCCAGTCAGTGCCTGATGATAAATTCCTAATGCCATTGCTAACAATTCTATTAAACTCCTGTTGGATCAGGATTGGATTCTGGGATGGTTTTACTCCATTTATGTACCAAAGGCTGCAATAGAAATCTACAAAACTACTCAATTAGTGGTGgagttttggggaggaaaactgagatttaatttttccttaaagTGAATCCTGATTTGTGGGCTCTGTGGCAGTGTGTGAGTTCtcagtgggacagggacagtgaaCAAGGACAATCTAAAATGACCAGGAGGACCAGAAAGTGCTGTTTTAAATTGCTCTTTGCCAAATTCTTCCATTGTACTGTATCCTGTTTGGGCTGTGGTTGGTGGGTACCTCATGGGTGTTGAGTGGAGAAGATCaatgctttttttattattattattattattatttttctttggaagcAGCTACGTGCACTAATCCCCAATGTGAACTTCATGCAGTTTTCACATGGACTTTacatttaatgtttaaaattgTGTTGAACAGTGTTGAAATCATGGAGATCTCCCTTGACCTCTGTAAAAGTAAATTTGCTTTGTTATCAAATATggtaaaaaataatatttctgtggggtttttgtccAGAGCTTCGCTCCCACTAAGCTCTGATGGTCTGTACTGGGAATTCTGTCCTATCCCTCCAGTAGCAGTTTACTGTGGTTTCTCTGAAATGGTTGTCCTATGTGGAAGTGAATACTGTGTATCCAAAGTGCCTTAATTTCCACACAACGCTGATTTTTGTGGATGCACCTCCATGGCAATATCACTGTGTGTTCCATAATCAGCTGGAAATCTGTGGCTGCATTTTCCAAAGCTTCCTTGTCAACTAATCCTGTTTCCTGTAGTTGGGAATGCAGGGCAGCTTTTGTACCTTTTGTAAACACtgtttttatcttctgtgaTTGCCGTATCCTTGAGATCATGAAGTATTAAAACATGGACATTCAAATATATTCTACTTTTCTTTCCAAGTTGCCTACTAAAACTGACTTCTGGAATTGTCTAATAAACATATCTGATGCTTAATTATTTGTCTGTCTTAAATTTCAAGAGGTGACAAGAGGCTGGTGTGAGGGGGAAGGTAAAACATGTCCAGTGCTGCTTTCCTGATGCTAGAATGGAAAATTCCCAGAGCCGTGGAAGTGGGTTACTGTAGAATGTACTGTAAAGGTAAAGGATCATCACTTATCTTTTGTGTACATGGTGAAGCTGGgagctttttaaaagcattccATAAAAAAGATGGGATGTAAGGTAGTGCTTGAGCTCTTCCCTTGCTTCCAAGGAGTCTGGAGTCCATTGCTCTGTCAGCAGGGCGGGGATGCAGAGGGCATCAGAGCTCTCCTTCTTTTCCAGGTCACTTCCCGTGGTATTAACGTGGTGAACATACTAAAGTGGGGAATTCTGATCTCCCCAGAGCTTGGGAAAATGGAGTTACTGAATCCATTTCTGAAAGCCCCCAGCACGAGGAGAGGTTTGTGGTGTCTGTTTGGAATAGCTGGAGCTTTCTGCTCACAGCAGTGCCTTGAGTAACAAGGCTTTGGAGAAGGTGAGTGTGTTGGGAtcagagagctgctggctgtgcaCGAGGATTGTTCAGGAATGCTGTTCACTTTTGGCAGAGTCACTTCAACTCTGAGCTTGCTCCTGAGCTCCCTTATTTAACCTGGGAGTACTGTCTGTGTGGGGTAGCTTTTATTTCCGGTCCCTCCCACCCTTGTTCTTGTTGGGCTGTTTTTGTTCAGTTATTCCCTGTCACATACACTTagctggattaaaaaaaccaacacaggGGGTGCTGGTCACAGCCTGGCTCTGGTTTTGTGGACTCTTCTATCCTCTCAGAAGCTGGTAACCTTCCTGAGCAGTTGTTACAACCTTGGGTAACTTCCTAAAACCTTTAAACCGCCATTAATCCCATAAAATGAATGTAAGCTCATTAACACCAGGGTGATACCCAAACAAACTGTCCTGGTAAGACACATTTCAAATCGTGGTGTTCAACTGAAAATGATGGAAAGCTCTAAAATGAGCTTTGTAACCCTGATCTCAATTCTTAACACAGCAGGACTTTTCAGATCCTACATCATTTGCTCTGCAGGGATTGTTTCTTGGCTCTGATAAAGGATGGACAGACTCTTTCATTAAGCTTGGTGCTCACCAGGTACTAATGAGCCATTGATTTGTTTAAGTGGCCCCTGCAAACACGTGACCAGTTTGTACTGGAGGGCTTTCCAGGGAAAATCTCCTGATAAAATGGGTAAGGAACATTGGCTGCTGAATTGTGATCAAATCTTAAAGATCAGCT encodes the following:
- the LEPROT gene encoding leptin receptor gene-related protein, whose protein sequence is MAGVKALVALSFSGAIGLTFLMLGCALEYYGVYWPLFVLIFYFICPIPHFIAKRVSDDSDAASSACRELAYFFTTGIVVSAFGFPIILARVEAIKWGACGLVLAGNAVIFLTILGFFLVFGRGDDFSWEQW